One stretch of Miscanthus floridulus cultivar M001 chromosome 18, ASM1932011v1, whole genome shotgun sequence DNA includes these proteins:
- the LOC136520489 gene encoding peroxidase P7-like, translating into MCPPLSNRSCRRDLTASASSFTECVQEVAMAAPTLTQCLVAISLLSCAAQAQLSTTFYASSCPNLQTIVRTAMTQAVSAEQRMGASLLRLFFHDCFVQGCDGSILLDAGGEKTAGPNANSVRGFEVIDTIKTNVEAACPGVVSCADILALAARDGTNLLGGPTWNVPLGRRDSTTASASLANSNLPPPTASLGTLISLFARQGLSARDMTALSGAHTIGQARCTTFRSRIYGDTNINASFAALRQQTCPRSGGDGTLAPIDVQTPARFDTDYFTNLLSQRGLFHSDQELFNGGSQDALVRQYSASASLFNSDFVAAMIKMGNVGVLTGTAGQIRRNCHVVNS; encoded by the exons ATGTGCCCACCCCTCTCAAATCGAAGCTGCCGTAGAGACCTTACTGCTTCAGCAAGTAGCTTCACCGAGTGTGTGCAGGAGGTTGCCATGGCGGCTCCTACCTTGACGCAATGCTTGGTCGCCATTTCCCTCCTCTCCTGTGCCGCCCAAGCACAGCTCTCGACCACGTTCTATGCGTCCTCCTGCCCCAACCTGCAGACCATCGTGCGGACGGCGATGACCCAGGCCGTCAGCGCTGAGCAGAGGATGGGCGCCTCTCTGCTCAGGCTCTTCTTCCACGACTGCTTTGTTCAA ggTTGCGACGGATCGATCCTTCTCGACGCCGGAGGGGAGAAGACGGCCGGCCCCAACGCCAACTCGGTGCGCGGCTTTGAGGTCATCGACACCATCAAGACGAACGTGGAGGCCGCGTGCCCCGGCGTCGTGTCGTGCGCCGACATCCTCGCGCTTGCCGCGCGCGACGGAACGAATCTT CTCGGCGGGCCGACCTGGAACGTGCCGCTCGGCCGGCGGGACTCGACGACGGCGAGCGCCTCCCTGGCCAACAGCAACCTCCCGCCGCCGACGGCGAGCCTGGGCACGCTCATCTCCCTGTTCGCCAGGCAGGGCCTGTCGGCGCGCGACATGACGGCGCTGTCGGGCGCGCACACCATCGGGCAGGCCCGGTGCACCACCTTCCGGAGCCGCATCTACGGCGACACCAACATCAACGCCTCCTTCGCGGCGCTCCGGCAGCAGACGTGCCCGCGGTCCGGCGGCGACGGCACCCTGGCGCCCATCGACGTGCAGACGCCGGCGAGGTTCGACACGGACTACTTCACCAACCTGCTGTCGCAGCGGGGCCTGTTCCACTCGGACCAGGAGCTCTTCAACGGCGGGTCGCAGGACGCGCTGGTGAGGCAGTACAGCGCCAGCGCCTCGCTCTTCAACAGCGACTTCGTGGCGGCCATGATTAAGATGGGCAACGTTGGGGTGCTCACCGGCACCGCCGGACAGATCAGGCGCAACTGCCACGTCGTCAACAGCTAG